Genomic window (Trueperaceae bacterium):
GGTGGACGGGATCCTCGTCCAACTCCCCCTGCCCGGCGTAGATGCGAGCGCGGTGTTGGCGGCGATAGACCCCGCCAAGGACGTCGATGGCCTCCACCCGGTGAACGTGGGTCTCTTGTGGGGCGGCGGCCCCGGCCTGGCGCCCGCCACCCCGCTCGGCGTCCTGGCCCTGCTTGACCATTACGCCGTACCGGTGGCGGGCAAGCGCGCCGTCGTGGTGGGTCGCTCCAACCTGGTGGGCAAGCCGCTCGCGGCGCTGCTCTTGCAGCGCGACGCCACCGTGACGGTGGCTCACTCGAAGACGACCGACCTGGCGGCCGTGACCCGGTCCGCCGACGTGCTGGTGGCGGCGGTCGGCCGACCCCGCCTGATCACGCCCGCGATGGTGAAGCCGGGCGCGGCGGTGCTCGACGTCGGCCTGACCCGCGAGGACGGCGCGATCGTCGGCGACGTCGATCCGGGCGTGGCCGGCGTGGCGGGTCACCTCACGCCCATGCCGGGCGGCACCGGCCCCATGACGGTCGTGATGGTCATCGCCAACACCATCGTGGCGGCGCGGCGCAGGCGCGGCGCGTGAGCGGCATACTCGGCAACCTGGCGCTGTGGTCGGCCCTCTCCGCCACCGTGGCGGCGCAGTTGCTCAAGGTCACCCTCGTACTGATCTTGGAGCGCCGGTGGGCGCCGGAACGGCTCCTCGACACGGGGGGGATGCCGTCGTCGCATACGGCGTCCGTGGCCGCCCTCGCGACGAGCGTGGGTCTCCTGTACGGGTGGGGGAGTCCGACGTTCGCCATCGCCGCCGTGTTCGGCTCCATCGTGATGTACGACGCCACCGGCATCAGGCGGGCCGCCGGCCAGCAGGCGGAGGCGATCAACGACCTCGTCAAGGAGCTCGGTCACCTCTTCGACCCGCGTTACCAGCCGCGCGCCCTGAAGACTCTGCTGGGCCACACCTACCCGCAGGTCTGGGCTGGCGCGCTGCTGGGCGTGATCACGGCGCTCGTCATCGTGCTCTGAGGCCGCCGCGCGGCTCCTCGTCGGGTCCCGAGCCCTCGTGCGCCACCGTGCGCGCGACGACGGCGCACCTGACGCCGCCGGCGCCCGCCGCGTGGAGCGCCTCGCGGGCGGCGGCGAGCGTGGCGCCGGTGGTGAGGACGTCATCCACGACCAGCACCTCCCTGCCCGCCAGGTAGCGCGCCCTGAAGGCGCCCGTCAGCTCCGCCTGGCGCGCCGCGCGCCCCTGGCCGGCGAGCTTGCTGGTGACGCGCACCCGCGTGAGGACCCCGGCGTGCGGGACGCGCAGCGAGCGGGCCACGGCGGCGGCGAGAAGCTCGGCCTGGTCGAAGCCGCGGTCGCGGCGACGGGCCGGCGTGGTGGGCACGTGCGTGACGAGGCGCGGGTGCCAGCCCACCGCCACCACCCTCGCTGCCACGAGGGCGCCCAGGAACGGCGCCAGGCGCGTGGCGCCGCGGTACTTGAGGGCGTGAACGAGGCGGCGCCACGGGCCGGCGTACGGCCCCAGCCAGACGGTGTCGGCCGCGGGACTCGCCGGCGCGTCCGATAGGGCCGCGCGGATGGCGCGAGCGCAGGCGGGGCACACGCCCTCCGGCCCTGCGCCGCGCGCCTCGCACGCGGCGCAGGGCGCCAGCCGCAGCGCCAGGCCCATCACGGCGGCGGCAGCGCGCCGGGCCGCCGACCTGGTCGGGGCCGGGTCCTGGTCGGCACCCCGCGACGGCCCGCCGCGTGAGACTCCGGCGGGGCGTGACGAGCGGACGCGCGGCCGGGTCATGCCATCACGGTAGCGCGTCCCCGGCCGGAGGCGCTCAGGGATGCCGGGTTCGCGCCTAGGCCGATTGGGCACCCGTCCGGGCGGCCTCGGCGACCCGGCCCGGCCCTCCCCACCGGCCCGAGTCAGGCGGTCCGACCGGCGAGGTCCGCCAGCAGCGCCTCCACCTGGGCGGCCGCCGGCTGGTCGGGCAGGCCGGCCAGCCAGCGGCGCACCGCGGCCAGACCTCGCGCCGCCCGCGCCTCCGCCTCGGCCTGCGCGTACGCCACCGCGCCCCACTCGTGCATCTCCCCGAGCACCTCCGCCATCTCGCGCTCCGTCTTCGCGGCGCGCGGGCGGCTCAGGGCCGCCACGACCCGCGCGCGCCGCGCGGCGGGGAGGGTGGCCAGCAGCCTGGCGAGTATCAGGGTGCGCTTGCCCTCGTACAGGTCGCCCGCGACCTCCTTGCCGTAGCCGGCGCCGGGCGCGAGGTTGAGCACGTCGTCGCGGATCTGGAACGCGACCCCCAGGTCGATGGCGGCAGCTTCCAGGTCCTCCGGCGGGGTGGCGCCGGCGCACATGGCGCCGAGCCGGAGGGGAGCCACCACGGTGTAGTAGGCGGTCTTGAGCGTCACCATGCGGACGTACTCCGCCTCGGTCACGTCGAACCTGCCGGCGCCTACCCACGCGAGGTCGAGGTGCTGGCCCGCTGCCGTGGCAAGCAGCATGCGCGTGAACTCGGCCATGGCCGCCTCCCGCGCGAGCGGCGGGCCCGGCGGCAGGCCGAGCAGGTGGCGCCACATCAACATGTGCATGGCGTCGCCAACGTTGAGGGCGACGGGCACTCCGACCTCGCGGTGAAGCGCCGGTCGCCCGCGGCGCTCCTCGGAGCCGTCCTCGATGTCGTCGTGAACGAGCACCCAGTTCTGGAAGAGCTCCAGCGCCTCCGCGAGCACCATGGCGCCGCCCGCGTCGGAGGCACCGTGCGCCCTGGCGCTCCACACCACGAGCTGGCCGCGGAGGGTCTTGCCGGGGCGGCCCGGGTAGTCGCTCAGCAGGCGTCGGAAGCGCGCCAGCTCCGCCTCGACGGCCGCATCGGGAGGCGCGCCCAGCGCGCCCGGCAGGTCGAGGCCGCCGAGGAGGTCGAGGACGCCACGGCGGATGTCTTCGGCGAGGCTCACACGGGCGAGTATACGGTGGGGTCGGGCCGCGCCGATCCGCGCCACGCCCCTCGCGGCCGGCCGCCGCGCCCGACCACGTGCGTCAGTGGAACAGGAAGGTGGTCACGACCCAGGTGGCCACGAGCATGACGATCACGAAGAGCAGGACGTAGGGGAGGCTCGAAGCGTAGGTCGCGAGGACGAGCCTCGCGACCTCCTTCCTTGACAGGCGTGGTGGGCGCTGATGGCGGTCGCGCCCGCCTCCGGTCCCGCCGCGGCCCACGCCCTACCTCAGCGGTTGATGCACGCCTTGAAGTGCCCCGGCGAGACCTCCACGAGGGGAGGCACGACCTCGGCGCACTCCTTGGTCGCGATCGGGCAGCGCGTGCGGAACACGCAGCCCGACGGGGGGTTGATGGGAGACGGGATGTCGCCCTGGAGGATGATGCGGTCGCGCTTGACCGTCGGGTCGGGGATCGGCACGGCCGAGAGCAGCGCCTCCGTGTACGGGTGGATCGGGTTGGCGTACAGCTCCTTGGCGGGAGCGATCTCCATGATGCGCCCGAGGTACATCACGATGACGTGGTCGCTGATGTACTCGACGACCCCCAGGTCGTGCGCGATGAAGAGCAGCGTGAGGCCGAGTTCGTCCTTCAGGTCCTGGAGGAGGTTGACGACCTGCGCCTGGATGGAGACGTCGAGGGCGGAGACGGGCTCGTCCGCCACGATGAACTGCGGATCGACGGCGAGGGCGCGCGCGATCCCGATGCGCTGCCGCTGCCCGCCCGAGAACTCGTGCGGGTAGCGGCGCATGTGAGACGGCGACAGCCCGACGCGCTCGAGCAACTGGGCCACCCGCTGCTCGCGGTCCTTCCCGCGCGCCAGGTTGTGGATGGTCATGGCCTCACCGATGATGTCGCCCACCGACATGCGCGGGTTGAGGCTCGCGAACGGGTCCTGGAAGATGATCTGCATGCGCTTGCGGTACTCGCGCATCTGGCCCTTGCTCAGCTTGGTGACGTCGACACCGTCGAACAGGACCTCGCCAGCGGACGGCTCGATGAGGCGGAGGATCGAGCGACCCACCGTCGTCTTGCCGGACCCCGACTCGCCCACCAGTCCGACGACCTCGCCGCGCTGGACGTTGAACGACACGTCCTCGACCGCCTTGACGTTGGCGACAACGCGCGAGAAGATGCCGCCCCGGATGGGGAAGTACTTGCGCAGGTTCTTGACCTCGAGGAGGACTTCGGAGTTGGGCGCCTGGACGGCCCCCTTCTTGTTCTCGTTGCTCATGCCGGGATCTCC
Coding sequences:
- a CDS encoding bifunctional 5,10-methylenetetrahydrofolate dehydrogenase/5,10-methenyltetrahydrofolate cyclohydrolase, with protein sequence MSRAAEAVRLDGKVASAAVVERLRAELATLPFVPRLQFVRVGEDPASASYVRSKERIAQRVGVESSTVVLPEGVGTADVRALVERFNADEQVDGILVQLPLPGVDASAVLAAIDPAKDVDGLHPVNVGLLWGGGPGLAPATPLGVLALLDHYAVPVAGKRAVVVGRSNLVGKPLAALLLQRDATVTVAHSKTTDLAAVTRSADVLVAAVGRPRLITPAMVKPGAAVLDVGLTREDGAIVGDVDPGVAGVAGHLTPMPGGTGPMTVVMVIANTIVAARRRRGA
- a CDS encoding divergent PAP2 family protein; the encoded protein is MSGILGNLALWSALSATVAAQLLKVTLVLILERRWAPERLLDTGGMPSSHTASVAALATSVGLLYGWGSPTFAIAAVFGSIVMYDATGIRRAAGQQAEAINDLVKELGHLFDPRYQPRALKTLLGHTYPQVWAGALLGVITALVIVL
- a CDS encoding ComF family protein; amino-acid sequence: MTRPRVRSSRPAGVSRGGPSRGADQDPAPTRSAARRAAAAVMGLALRLAPCAACEARGAGPEGVCPACARAIRAALSDAPASPAADTVWLGPYAGPWRRLVHALKYRGATRLAPFLGALVAARVVAVGWHPRLVTHVPTTPARRRDRGFDQAELLAAAVARSLRVPHAGVLTRVRVTSKLAGQGRAARQAELTGAFRARYLAGREVLVVDDVLTTGATLAAAREALHAAGAGGVRCAVVARTVAHEGSGPDEEPRGGLRAR
- a CDS encoding polyprenyl synthetase family protein; the protein is MPGALGAPPDAAVEAELARFRRLLSDYPGRPGKTLRGQLVVWSARAHGASDAGGAMVLAEALELFQNWVLVHDDIEDGSEERRGRPALHREVGVPVALNVGDAMHMLMWRHLLGLPPGPPLAREAAMAEFTRMLLATAAGQHLDLAWVGAGRFDVTEAEYVRMVTLKTAYYTVVAPLRLGAMCAGATPPEDLEAAAIDLGVAFQIRDDVLNLAPGAGYGKEVAGDLYEGKRTLILARLLATLPAARRARVVAALSRPRAAKTEREMAEVLGEMHEWGAVAYAQAEAEARAARGLAAVRRWLAGLPDQPAAAQVEALLADLAGRTA
- a CDS encoding ATP-binding cassette domain-containing protein; this translates as MSNENKKGAVQAPNSEVLLEVKNLRKYFPIRGGIFSRVVANVKAVEDVSFNVQRGEVVGLVGESGSGKTTVGRSILRLIEPSAGEVLFDGVDVTKLSKGQMREYRKRMQIIFQDPFASLNPRMSVGDIIGEAMTIHNLARGKDREQRVAQLLERVGLSPSHMRRYPHEFSGGQRQRIGIARALAVDPQFIVADEPVSALDVSIQAQVVNLLQDLKDELGLTLLFIAHDLGVVEYISDHVIVMYLGRIMEIAPAKELYANPIHPYTEALLSAVPIPDPTVKRDRIILQGDIPSPINPPSGCVFRTRCPIATKECAEVVPPLVEVSPGHFKACINR